In Salvelinus sp. IW2-2015 linkage group LG23, ASM291031v2, whole genome shotgun sequence, a genomic segment contains:
- the LOC111950465 gene encoding aquaporin-11, producing MTDLGISLALLATTVLLCEATRRLISRLFSGKDYAIYLVEIVSTYQLCACTHELKVLGEVGRIEPHIALTLTFIITVVHVITFHGAFANPNGAIENVYRKNITGKTAVARITCMFIGGKAAQLLVPHIWSLGLSDHHLRHKRFGFKCFSPINGSLLEAAGVELACTFAVQAAVLHIHKLDERFHAPVIAAVITSLVYSGGHISGAVFNPIMAFSVQFPCSGHTFLEYAFVYWLGPVIGMAMCILLFDKIIPLLSGKSTMGLGIPVVQKKKIQ from the exons ATGACAGACTTGGGGATTTCACTGGCACTATTGGCGACAACAGTACTTCTCTGCGAGGCGACGCGCAGACTGATCTCGCGCCTCTTCTCTGGCAAGGATTATGCGATTTACCTAGTGGAAATTGTCTCGACCTACCAGCTCTGTGCATGTACGCACGAACTCAAAGTCCTGGGCGAAGTTGGCAGAATCGAACCACATATAGCACTCACACTGACTTTCATAATCACGGTGGTCCACGTAATAACTTTTCACGGGGCGTTCGCCAACCCAAATGGTGCTATCGAGAACGTTTACCGCAAGAATATCACAGGGAAAACTGCGGTGGCGCGCATAACTTGTATGTTTATAGGTGGGAAAGCTGCGCAGCTCCTCGTGCCCCACATTTGGTCCTTGGGTCTATCCGACCACCACCTCAGGCACAAAAGGTTCGGATTTAAATGCTTCAGTCCCATCAATGGGTCCCTGTTGGAGGCCGCTGGTGTGGAGCTGGCTTGCACTTTCGCTGTCCAAGCCGCAGTCCTCCACATTCATAAACTAGACGAGAGATTCCACGCCCCTGTCATCGCTGCTGTCATTACATCACTGGTTTACTCAG GGGGTCATATTTCAGGGGCTGTTTTCAACCCAATCATGGCCTTCTCCGTCCAGTTCCCCTGCAGTGGACACACCTTCCTGGAATATGCTTTTGTCTACTGGCTAGGACCAGTCATAG GCATGGCAATGTGCATCCTGCTCTTTGACAAAATCATCCCACTCCTATCTGGGAAAAGCACAATGGGCCTGGGCATCCCTGTTGTCCAGAAGAAGAAGATACAGTAA